GTGCAACATTGAACTTAACAACCACTGATCATATTCTTCATACGAACCCCAAATATCTCGAATTTGTTGGTCAAAAGCTTCATTAGCTTGTCCATTCAACGAAATATTAATGTCCCATAACCAATCGTTTAATACATAACCAATAAAAGCATTTTTAATATTTTCTTCAGAATTAAAACCATTTAGTGCTGCATCAATATATTTTTCTGCCTTTGCGTCCCAAAATGCTTCATGTGCTTTTGCGAATAAAGATTTTATTTGTGTTTCCATTTTTCTCCACACTCCTAAATTTATTTTCTAATATCAAATACGATGGAATTTTTCTCCATATTGTCCAAACCGACTAAGTATTGCCAATCTGGATTAATTTTTACTACATTCATCGACTTATCAAAGTAACAATAATCGCCTTGACTTTCCTCAAACTTAATCATGTCTTTCCCATTCATCCAAATTGGCTCCATCTTACTCATCCTCCAATATTTTCTTTTTCTTCTAACTGTTCTACTTTGTATCCAACATTTTCTAACGCTTCAATTGCCTCGGTTAAAGTCATTTCAACGCCAACGCCCCATGACTCGCCCCATTTAATTAATTCTTGTTCATTAACTCGTTCTCTAAATCCGTCACCAGTGTCAATTAAAAATCGCATTGTGTTACCTCTTAATAGTGAATTTATTTTTAATCGTCGTTTGTAAAATTAAGTTAGAAAAAGTAAAAAGCCATTTGTGATAGACTTTTGAATATTCCTAATCAAAAGAAAGGCAATCACAAATGACCTATAAACATCTTACCACACGTGAATTAACTCTCATAGCTGATTTTTGGTATCAAGGTACTAAAGCTTATCGGGCTGCTAAATTACTTCAGCGTAGTCAAGAAACCATCTATCGTGTTTATCGTTTCCTCAACGACGGTAAAACCATCGACCAATATCTTCAGACTTATCAGCGACATAAGCGTCGTTGTGGTCGGAAGCAGACCCAACTGCCAACTATCGAAGTTAACTATATCCATGCGCAAATCAAGGCAGGTTGGACTCCTGATACTATTATTGGTCGTCATGAACACCCAATTAGCTGCAGTATGCGCACCCTTTATCGCATGTTTGCCCGCAATCAGTATGGCTTTTCCGTTAAACAGCTACCGATGAAAGGAAAACGCCATCCCAATGGCTATGTGGAACATCGTGGTAAAGCTGGCCAATTAGGACGCAGTATCTATCAACGATATCGTGATTTTCCGCATTACCAACATGAATTTGGGCACTTTGAAGCTGATACAGTTCAAGGTAAAGCTC
The DNA window shown above is from Limosilactobacillus reuteri and carries:
- a CDS encoding IS30 family transposase, which encodes MTYKHLTTRELTLIADFWYQGTKAYRAAKLLQRSQETIYRVYRFLNDGKTIDQYLQTYQRHKRRCGRKQTQLPTIEVNYIHAQIKAGWTPDTIIGRHEHPISCSMRTLYRMFARNQYGFSVKQLPMKGKRHPNGYVEHRGKAGQLGRSIYQRYRDFPHYQHEFGHFEADTVQGKAHRGAVMTLVERQSKVMIVLNIHHKTDEAVNCQLDQWLAKLPRHFVKSITFDNGKEFAGWREIANKYDLHTYFAEVGAPNQRGLNENNNGLLRRDGLSKKLDFRDLPDELVTQLMHRRNNIPRKSLNYRTPLEVFLSHVTEEQLSPFF